One genomic window of Moorella glycerini includes the following:
- a CDS encoding MoaD/ThiS family protein has protein sequence MKVYFQPETGPVRELLLPDRPGVSLHALLIEAGLEVPPYYAVLVNGSLRSVQAVVDPDATVEIFPPLSGG, from the coding sequence GTGAAGGTTTACTTCCAGCCGGAAACCGGGCCGGTGCGGGAATTGCTCCTGCCCGATCGACCGGGCGTTTCCCTTCACGCGCTGCTTATCGAGGCCGGCCTGGAAGTGCCGCCCTACTACGCAGTCCTGGTCAACGGTTCCCTACGCAGCGTCCAGGCGGTGGTCGATCCTGATGCCACGGTGGAGATCTTTCCGCCCCTGAGCGGGGGATAG
- a CDS encoding tartrate dehydrogenase produces the protein MTAEYRIAAIPGDGIGPEVLEVGMEVLDAAVEALGSSRLEFQILPWGSEYYLQNGRMMPEDALDILKGFDAIYLGAIGDPRVPDHVSLELLLDIRKGFDQYVNIRPVKLLAGVDSPVKLKPDAVVDFVVIRENTEGEYSRLGGRFKAGTADEVAIQTSIFTRKGTERVIRYAFDLARRRAEEGIARPGGPRPMVTNCTKSNALNYSMVFWDEIYDAVAAEYPDVHRDKALVDALTMWLVRQPEYYDVIVGSNLFADIITDLCAAIQGGMGVAAGGNINPERAYPSMFEPIHGSAPKHKGKNKANPVATIWAGSMMLEHLGDTAAARLVMTAVEAVLAEGKCRTYDLGGRSSTTEVGEAVKKTIRARGDALLRA, from the coding sequence ATGACAGCTGAGTATCGTATTGCCGCCATCCCCGGGGACGGCATCGGGCCGGAGGTACTCGAGGTCGGTATGGAGGTCCTGGATGCTGCCGTGGAGGCGTTGGGAAGCAGCCGCCTGGAATTTCAAATCCTGCCGTGGGGCTCGGAGTACTACCTGCAGAACGGGCGGATGATGCCAGAGGACGCCCTGGATATCCTGAAGGGTTTCGATGCTATCTATTTGGGCGCCATCGGCGATCCGCGGGTCCCCGATCATGTGAGCCTGGAGTTGCTGCTGGACATACGCAAGGGTTTTGACCAGTACGTCAACATCCGACCGGTCAAACTCCTGGCGGGGGTTGATTCTCCCGTTAAGCTGAAGCCCGACGCCGTGGTTGACTTCGTGGTCATTCGCGAAAACACGGAGGGGGAATACAGCCGGCTGGGCGGACGCTTTAAGGCCGGCACCGCGGATGAGGTGGCCATCCAGACCTCTATCTTCACCCGCAAGGGTACGGAGCGGGTTATCCGCTACGCCTTCGACCTGGCGCGGCGCCGGGCGGAGGAAGGCATCGCGCGGCCGGGTGGTCCACGGCCCATGGTTACCAACTGCACCAAGTCCAACGCCCTCAACTACTCCATGGTCTTTTGGGACGAGATCTACGACGCCGTGGCGGCGGAATATCCCGACGTCCATCGTGACAAGGCCCTGGTGGACGCCCTGACCATGTGGCTGGTACGCCAGCCGGAATACTACGACGTGATTGTGGGGTCGAATCTCTTCGCAGATATCATTACTGACCTGTGCGCGGCCATCCAGGGAGGGATGGGAGTCGCCGCCGGCGGCAACATCAACCCCGAACGGGCGTACCCGTCCATGTTTGAACCCATTCACGGCTCGGCCCCCAAACACAAGGGCAAGAACAAGGCCAATCCCGTAGCCACCATCTGGGCGGGTAGCATGATGCTCGAGCACTTGGGTGATACGGCGGCGGCGCGGCTGGTCATGACAGCCGTGGAGGCCGTACTGGCGGAAGGGAAATGCCGCACCTATGACCTGGGCGGCCGGAGCTCCACCACCGAGGTGGGGGAGGCGGTGAAAAAAACGATCCGCGCGAGGGGGGATGCCCTGCTGAGGGCGTAA
- a CDS encoding dihydrodipicolinate synthase family protein, giving the protein MCPPTPMTPELTLDEEGIRENIEAYIDMGVNGLVVGGFISECWNVKLSDWFRYHEIVADANKGRMDLWTIILDPSVHQALEKMAFVEKLGYSGAEVMNPAVQLRTDDEIYDFFKYMSDHSNLAICLYRTPVSGKVLSFDLMKRLADLETVVAVKQGSLNHAETLKLRRELRDDFIVSEPWERFFLDDLRHGGQVIYGELSYIIYGKKRHLMKEYMDLARAGKWEEAYQKWAELRPVGDLYDDVFLWEIVKTATYASALAMMKTWYEAIGLKAGPMLPPVRDVAPERKEWLRARLKELGVC; this is encoded by the coding sequence ATGTGTCCTCCGACACCCATGACGCCGGAGCTGACCCTGGACGAAGAGGGTATCCGGGAGAACATCGAGGCCTATATTGACATGGGCGTGAACGGCCTGGTGGTGGGCGGATTCATTTCCGAGTGCTGGAACGTGAAGCTCTCGGACTGGTTCCGCTACCACGAGATCGTGGCCGATGCCAACAAGGGGCGCATGGACCTCTGGACCATCATCCTGGACCCCAGCGTCCACCAGGCCCTGGAAAAAATGGCCTTCGTGGAAAAGCTGGGCTACAGCGGTGCCGAAGTCATGAATCCGGCGGTGCAGCTCCGGACCGATGATGAGATTTACGACTTCTTCAAGTACATGAGCGACCACTCCAACCTGGCCATCTGCCTTTACCGCACTCCCGTGTCCGGGAAGGTGTTGAGCTTCGACCTTATGAAACGCCTGGCGGACCTGGAAACCGTGGTGGCGGTGAAGCAGGGATCCTTGAATCACGCCGAGACACTGAAACTGCGGCGCGAACTCCGTGATGACTTTATTGTCTCCGAGCCCTGGGAACGGTTTTTCCTGGACGACCTGCGTCACGGCGGGCAGGTCATTTATGGTGAGCTGTCTTACATCATCTACGGCAAGAAGCGCCACCTGATGAAGGAGTACATGGATCTGGCCCGGGCCGGCAAGTGGGAGGAAGCCTACCAGAAGTGGGCGGAGCTCAGGCCGGTGGGCGACTTGTACGACGACGTGTTTCTCTGGGAGATCGTCAAGACAGCCACCTACGCCTCGGCCCTGGCCATGATGAAGACCTGGTACGAGGCCATCGGGCTGAAGGCCGGGCCGATGCTGCCGCCGGTGCGCGACGTGGCTCCCGAACGCAAGGAATGGCTGCGCGCCAGGCTGAAGGAACTGGGGGTTTGCTAA
- a CDS encoding aldehyde ferredoxin oxidoreductase family protein, with protein sequence MFCGTGRIAWIDLSSGKVSYGELGERARQKYLGGAGLAVRLLGQDLTIPDDPLQDDSPLCIMVGLLTGTMVPAACKANVCGRSPLTGWWGESTVGGNWAAGLRGAGLDGLVITGAAPRAVYLHVQHGMVEIREAAHLLGLDTYETTRTIKAETSPETEVAAIGPAGERRVLLAGIIIGGEEARAAGRGGFGALWGAKNLKAIAVEGKERPVVFDREGLMDSIRAHMQALRDNTITLRQYGTAYSVKTCDVSGDLAVRNWAGGKWTEGASRTNGQAIMERFGEGHYGCFGCPIRCGKVVRVTRGPHAGGFAHGPEYETAAGFGALLLNDDPEIIVAANDLCNRLGLDTISTSGVIAFAMECYEHGLIAPGETGGVDLTWGNGNAILQLVEQIARREGLGELLGQGSKRAAEELGGLSHEFAMHVKGMEPSYHDPRAFTSMALEYATANRGPCHLDGMTYYAEGGSFNPALVGVMSALEPAAPEGKAFLTKRMQDLTAVYNSLGLCKFLLRGGTGPEMLAGWVSMATGWDMDAEDLMVAGERAFNLKRMYNVKLGVSRKDDTLPARFLTLAKKDTGAAGSLPFLGRMLAEYYQLRGWDEIGVPTPGKLAELGLLPEKDPAVRFP encoded by the coding sequence AATTGGGTGAGCGTGCGCGGCAAAAGTATCTGGGTGGAGCGGGGTTGGCGGTCCGGCTCCTCGGCCAGGATTTAACTATTCCGGACGACCCCTTACAGGATGACAGTCCGCTTTGCATCATGGTTGGATTGCTTACCGGGACCATGGTTCCGGCGGCGTGCAAGGCCAATGTTTGCGGGCGGTCCCCCCTGACCGGATGGTGGGGGGAATCTACTGTCGGAGGCAACTGGGCGGCCGGGCTGCGCGGCGCCGGGTTGGACGGCCTAGTCATCACCGGAGCGGCACCAAGGGCGGTGTATCTCCATGTGCAGCATGGCATGGTGGAAATCCGCGAAGCCGCTCACCTGTTGGGATTGGACACCTACGAAACTACGAGAACCATCAAGGCTGAAACAAGCCCGGAGACGGAGGTAGCCGCTATTGGCCCTGCCGGTGAGAGGCGGGTGCTCCTGGCCGGGATAATCATCGGTGGGGAGGAAGCCAGGGCCGCGGGGCGTGGAGGATTTGGCGCGCTATGGGGAGCGAAAAACCTGAAGGCTATTGCTGTGGAGGGGAAAGAAAGGCCGGTGGTTTTCGATCGCGAGGGGCTGATGGATTCCATTCGTGCCCACATGCAGGCCCTGCGCGATAATACGATCACCTTGCGCCAGTACGGGACGGCTTATTCCGTGAAGACCTGTGATGTCAGCGGGGATCTCGCCGTGCGGAACTGGGCGGGCGGGAAATGGACGGAAGGCGCCAGCCGCACCAATGGACAGGCCATCATGGAGCGGTTCGGCGAAGGACATTACGGGTGCTTCGGCTGTCCCATCCGCTGCGGCAAGGTGGTGCGGGTCACCCGGGGTCCCCATGCGGGCGGCTTTGCCCACGGGCCGGAGTACGAAACGGCCGCCGGGTTCGGGGCGCTCCTCCTGAATGACGACCCTGAGATCATTGTAGCGGCCAACGACCTCTGCAACCGCCTGGGCTTGGATACTATCTCCACCAGCGGCGTCATCGCTTTTGCCATGGAGTGCTACGAACACGGGTTGATCGCCCCCGGCGAAACCGGTGGCGTGGACCTCACCTGGGGCAACGGAAACGCCATCCTCCAGCTTGTGGAACAGATTGCCCGCCGGGAAGGGCTGGGCGAACTTCTGGGCCAGGGAAGCAAGCGTGCTGCGGAGGAACTGGGCGGTTTGAGTCATGAGTTCGCCATGCACGTAAAGGGGATGGAGCCGTCTTATCACGACCCCAGGGCCTTTACCAGCATGGCCCTGGAATACGCCACGGCCAACAGAGGGCCGTGCCACCTGGATGGGATGACTTACTACGCTGAGGGGGGATCCTTCAATCCCGCCCTGGTGGGGGTGATGAGCGCCCTGGAACCCGCCGCACCGGAAGGGAAGGCCTTCCTCACCAAGAGGATGCAGGACCTGACGGCGGTCTACAACTCCCTGGGATTATGCAAGTTCCTTCTCCGGGGCGGGACGGGGCCGGAGATGCTGGCCGGGTGGGTGTCCATGGCCACCGGATGGGATATGGACGCCGAAGATTTGATGGTGGCCGGCGAGCGGGCCTTCAACCTGAAACGGATGTACAACGTGAAGCTGGGCGTCTCCAGGAAGGATGACACCCTCCCGGCCAGGTTCCTCACCCTGGCGAAAAAGGATACGGGGGCGGCCGGCAGCCTGCCTTTTCTGGGGCGCATGCTGGCGGAATACTACCAGCTTCGCGGCTGGGATGAAATCGGCGTTCCCACGCCGGGCAAGTTGGCCGAGTTGGGACTTCTGCCGGAAAAGGATCCGGCGGTGAGGTTCCCGTGA